A single genomic interval of Juglans regia cultivar Chandler chromosome 1, Walnut 2.0, whole genome shotgun sequence harbors:
- the LOC109001298 gene encoding putative pentatricopeptide repeat-containing protein At2g01510: protein MKPFRTINALQSLASFRPSQTPKPPLYVDTLIDARIVKTGFNLETCLSNFQVQKFLGRGELSEARELFDKMPHKNTISTNMMISGYVKSGNLSHARELFDGMIERTAVTWTILIGGYSRCNQFREAFKLFAGMHRWATEPDYVTFATLLSGCSDTETTNEVVQVHSHIIKLGYHSALMVCNSLIDAYCKTSRLDLAFQLFKEMPERDSVTLNALITGLSRDGRNEDAIKLFMDMQSFGFKPSEFTFAAVLCAGVGFDDIVFGMQVHAFVVKTNFVWNVFVGNALLDFYSKHDRVGDARKLFHEMPELDGVSYNVIITAHAWDGQLKESLDFFRELQFTRFDRRQFPFATLLSIAANTLNLGMGRQIHSQAVVSTADSEVLVGNSLVDMYAKCGRFEEAEKIFENLAHKTTVPWTAMISGYVQMGYHEEGPKLFNEMRRTNVIADQATFASVLSASANLASLSLGKQLHSTVIRSGFMSNVFSGSALVDMYAKCGSLKDALQSFQEMPERNSVSWNALISAYAQNGDGEGTLRSFEEMIQSGFQPDSVSFLSVLTACSHCGLVDEALEYFNSMTQVYKLAPKGPHYASMVDVLCRSGRFNEAEKLMARMPIEADEIMWSSVLNSCRIHKNQELAKKAADKLFNMEELRDAAPYVNMSNIYAAAGQWESVGKVKKAMRDRGVKKVPAYSWVEIKHKIHVFSANDKSHPQMGEILRKIDMLGKQMEKEGYEPDTRCALHNVDEELKVESLKYHSERLAIAFALISTPKGSRILVMKNLRACTDCHAAIKIISKIVGREITVRDSSRFHHFRDGFCSCGDYW, encoded by the coding sequence ATGAAACCATTTAGAACGATCAATGCACTTCAAAGCCTTGCTTCTTTCAGACCCTCTCAAACTCCAAAGCCTCCCCTCTATGTCGACACCCTTATCGATGCCCGTATCGTCAAAACTGGCTTCAATCTGGAAACATGCCTTTCTAATTTCCAGGTCCAGAAATTTCTCGGAAGAGGTGAATTATCAGAAGCCCGTGAGCTGTTTGATAAAATGCCTCACAAAAACACCATCTCAACAAACATGATGATTTCGGGTTATGTGAAATCAGGCAATCTTTCTCATGCTAGGGAGTTGTTTGATGGCATGATTGAACGTACCGCAGTGACATGGACTATCTTAATTGGCGGCTACTCACGGTGTAATCAATTTCGAGAAGCATTTAAGCTTTTCGCCGGGATGCATAGGTGGGCGACGGAGCCAGATTATGTGACCTTTGCAACTTTATTATCTGGATGCAGCGACACGGAGACCACGAATGAGGTAGTTCAAGTTCATTCCCATATCATCAAACTGGGATATCATTCGGCTCTCATGGTTTGCAATTCCTTGATTGATGCTTACTGCAAAACATCTCGCCTGGATTTGGCTTTTCAACTCTTTAAGGAAATGCCCGAAAGAGATTCCGTCACTTTGAATGCATTGATAACTGGGCTCTCAAGAGATGGGCGTAACGAAGACGCGATAAAGCTCTTTATGGACATGCAAAGTTTTGGCTTCAAGCCTTCGGAGTTTACCTTTGCAGCGGTTCTATGTGCTGGTGTCGGGTTCGATGACATTGTATTTGGCATGCAAGTTCATGCTTTTGTGGTGAAAACCAACTTTGTTTGGAATGTGTTTGTGGGAAATGCTTTGCTCGATTTTTATTCGAAGCATGATCGGGTGGGTGATGCAAGGAAACTTTTTCACGAGATGCCGGAACTGGACGGTGTTTCATACAATGTAATTATCACGGCTCACGCATGGGATGGGCAACTCAAAGAGTCTCTTGATTTTTTCCGAGAATTACAATTTACCAGATTTGATCGGAGGCAATTCCCTTTTGCAACCCTGTTGAGCATAGCAGCCAATACACTGAACTTGGGAATGGGTCGACAAATTCATTCCCAGGCTGTTGTGTCAACAGCCGATTCAGAAGTTCTGGTTGGAAATTCTTTGGTTGACATGTACGCCAAATGTGGCAGATTTGAGGAAGCCGAGaagatatttgaaaatttggcCCACAAAACCACGGTTCCATGGACTGCCATGATCTCAGGTTATGTTCAGATGGGATACCATGAAGAAGGCCCGAAACTGTTCAATGAGATGCGTAGAACCAATGTAATTGCTGACCAGGCCACTTTTGCAAGCGTCTTGAGTGCTTCCGCAAATTTAGCTTCACTCTCGCTAGGGAAGCAGTTACACTCAACCGTAATAAGATCAGGATTTATGTCAAATGTATTTTCTGGAAGTGCACTCGTAGATATGTATGCAAAATGTGGGTCCCTGAAAGATGCACTTCAAAGTTTTCAAGAAATGCCTGAAAGGAACTCAGTGTCTTGGAACGCTTTGATCTCAGCTTACGCACAGAATGGAGATGGTGAGGGCACTCTTAGGTCGTTTGAAGAGATGATACAGTCAGGTTTCCAACCAGATTCAGTCAGCTTTCTCAGCGTCCTAACCGCTTGCAGCCACTGTGGGCTCGTTGATGAAGCATTGGAATACTTCAATTCCATGACTCAAGTTTATAAACTTGCTCCCAAGGGACCACACTATGCATCAATGGTTGATGTGTTGTGTCGCAGTGGACGTTTCAATGAAGCAGAGAAGTTGATGGCGCGAATGCCAATCGAGGCTGATGAGATTATGTGGTCATCGGTACTTAATTCGTGTAGAATTCATAAAAACCAAGAATTGGCTAAGAAAGCAGCAGACAAACTTTTTAACATGGAAGAGCTTAGGGATGCGGCTCCATATGTGAACATGTCCAATATCTATGCAGCAGCAGGACAGTGGGAGAGTGTTGGGAAGGTGAAGAAGGCGATGAGGGATCGAGGAGTTAAAAAGGTCCCTGCATACAGCTGGGTTGAAATCAAACATAAGATACATGTATTCTCAGCGAATGACAAGTCCCACCCACAAATGGGGGAGATATTGAGGAAGATTGATATGCTGGGGAAGCAGATGGAAAAGGAAGGATATGAACCCGATACGAGGTGTGCCCTTCATAATGTGGATGAGGAGCTCAAGGTAGAGTCCCTCAAGTATCATAGTGAACGCTTAGCAATTGCATTTGCTCTCATCAGTACACCAAAGGGGTCACGTATACTGGTGATGAAGAATCTACGAGCTTGCACAGACTGCCATGCTGCTATCAAGATTATTTCTAAGATTGTTGGGAGGGAGATTACAGTCAGGGATTCTAGCAGGTTCCATCATTTTAGAGATGGCTTTTGCTCCTGTGGGGACTATTGGTGA